The following coding sequences are from one Diospyros lotus cultivar Yz01 chromosome 7, ASM1463336v1, whole genome shotgun sequence window:
- the LOC127806305 gene encoding germin-like protein subfamily 3 member 2, with amino-acid sequence MIRRMTVLFVIFLLHKHVVVVFGSDPDPVQDFCIPNNITALSSSSSFPIIHHPCKNSSLATVEDFVFSGIKRSPKVGKSEFASIPVSSTVFPGLNTLGMSFVRADFGVGAVNVPHFHPRATEVAFVLRGKIYSGFVDSGNRVFAKVIEEGEVMVFPRGLVHFQMNVGDEPATILGSFNSQNPGLLKIPNAVFGAADEIEQGLLEKAFGLSSKEIRNMRRKIIASTGAS; translated from the coding sequence ATGATCCGAAGAATGACAGTTTTGTTCGTTATCTTCCTCCTGCACAAGCacgtagttgtggtgtttgggTCTGATCCTGATCCAGTGCAAGACTTCTGCATCCCCAACAACATAACAGccttatcatcatcatcatcgttcCCCATCATCCACCACCCTTGCAAGAACTCATCGCTTGCGACAGTAGAAGATTTTGTGTTTTCGGGGATCAAAAGGAGCCCAAAAGTGGGGAAATCTGAGTTCGCATCCATCCCTGTGAGCTCCACTGTTTTCCCAGGACTGAACACGCTGGGCATGTCATTCGTGCGCGCTGATTTCGGGGTTGGAGCCGTGAATGTGCCGCATTTTCATCCAAGAGCAACCGAGGTGGCGTTCGTGTTGCGGGGCAAGATTTATTCGGGCTTTGTGGATTCCGGCAACCGGGTGTTCGCCAAGGTGATTGAAGAAGGTGAGGTGATGGTGTTCCCAAGAGGGTTAGTCCATTTCCAGATGAATGTTGGAGATGAACCTGCTACTATTCTGGGAAGCTTCAACAGCCAAAATCCAGGTCTGCTTAAAATCCCCAACGCTGTGTTTGGAGCTGCGGATGAGATCGAACAAGGGCTTTTGGAGAAGGCTTTTGGATTGAGTTCCAAGGAGATCAGAAATATGAGGAGGAAGATCATTGCCTCCACTGGGGCTTCATGA
- the LOC127806302 gene encoding protein trichome birefringence-like 36, which yields MAKPSCCCCFFFFFFFFFLLVVAANSMQFMDRDNYNTVVMPWLEEDDEVNMVQSRRHGSINTCDLSSGKWVLDESYPLYDVNCPYLSTAVTCQKNGRPDSEYEKWKWQPHSCSIPRFDALEFLGKMRRKRIMLVGDSIMRNQWESLVCLVQSVVPTARKTVTYHGPTMAFHALDYETTIEFCWAPFLVELKKAPGNRRVLHLDSIEENAKYWKGSDVLVFDSAHWWTHSDKWSSWDYLMEGNKIYTNMNPMVAYEKGLVTWAKWVDLNVDPRTTRVIFRSMSPQHNRENGWKCYNQREPVGFEKRPHHEVPPQMLVLQGVLRRMRFPVYLQDITSMSALRKDGHPSVYSKAMAQQEKQHLRNYATSDCSHWCLPGVPDIWNEMLSAWL from the exons ATGGCTAAGCctagctgctgctgctgcttcttcttcttcttcttcttcttcttcctcctcgtcGTCGCTGCAAACTCCATGCAGTTTATGGACCGGGACAATTATAATACAGTAGTAATGCCATGGctggaagaagatgatgaagttaACATGGTCCAAAGCCGTCGGCATGGGTCGATCAATACCTGTGATTTATCTTCTGGGAAATGGGTTTTGGACGAATCGTACCCGCTCTATGATGTCAATTGCCCCTATCTTAGCACTGCAGTCACTTGCCAGAAGAATGGGAGGCCAGATTCTGAATACGAGAAGTGGAAGTGGCAGCCTCACTCTTGTTCCATTCCAAG GTTTGATGCGTTGGAGTTTCTGGGGAagatgagaagaaaaagaataatgcTGGTTGGGGATTCCATAATGAGGAATCAATGGGAGTCCCTGGTTTGCCTTGTCCAGTCAGTCGTTCCCACCGCCCGGAAGACGGTGACCTATCACGGCCCTACCATGGCCTTCCATGCCTTG GATTATGAGACAACAATTGAGTTTTGTTGGGCTCCATTCCTGGTGGAGTTGAAGAAAGCTCCTGGAAACAGAAGAGTTCTACATCTGGATTCGATTGAAGAGAATGCCAAGTACTGGAAAGGATCTGATGTTCTTGTGTTCGACTCGGCTCATTGGTGGACTCACTCTGACAAATGGAGCTC GTGGGACTACCTTATGGAGGGAAACAAGATCTATACAAATATGAACCCCATGGTTGCCTATGAAAAAGGACTCGTAACTTGGGCCAAATGGGTGGATTTGAATGTAGACCCTCGAACAACTCGGGTCATTTTCCGGAGTATGTCACCTCAGCATaacag GGAAAATGGGTGGAAATGCTACAACCAGAGGGAACCAGTAGGGTTTGAGAAGCGTCCTCATCATGAGGTTCCTCCGCAAATGCTAGTGTTGCAGGGGGTGTTGAGAAGGATGAGATTTCCAGTTTACTTGCAGGATATTACATCAATGTCTGCTCTTAGGAAAGATGGCCATCCTTCAGTGTATAGTAAAGCCATGGCCCAACAAGAGAAGCAACACCTCAGAAACTATGCCACCTCTGACTGCAGCCACTGGTGCCTCCCTGGGGTGCCTGATATTTGGAATGAAATGCTCAGTGCTTGGCTCTGA